The DNA sequence TTAGAAAAATCTGTCTGTCCTAAAGTTGATCTACTGCAGTTTGCTAGAAGTGATTTGCACTAGTCAATGGCACAAGTCAACTCAGAAAGCAACTTACTGGGTGGGTCTTCCCATATATATGCCTGGCGTTGGGGTGTGTGCTCTTTTTGTGATGGAGTAGTCAACCCGGATTCTCCTGCCATCCAGTTCCATTCCATCTGCATGTTCCATAGCCTACAAACATTATTAAACAGGGACAGGTCATATGATGTTCTCTATACAGGAATCTTTAACTAGCAGCAAAAACCAGTTAGCCAAAATTGCTCAAGTAATCCAGATAAGTTGGTTGAACAAGGGTAAGTAAGTCTATCTTCTGGAAATGAGACATGCAGAGGCAGTCCATTGTGGAGGAGGTTAATGGGGAAGTAAAGAATCCCCTTTATTGCTGCTCTAACACCCGTACTGGCAAAAATCTAATTATACTCTTAAGACATGGCCAATGCAAATTGAGGGTCTCCCAAGCTGTATTATCCTTGCATATTTGGGGAATATTTGAAAAGGGTCAGTGTAGTTTAAAAATAAGTTGTAGTAAACGTTTgatgaactgtaaaaaaaaaatcaaagaccGAAAAGTACACATGCTGGTGTTTAACACTCACAATAAAACCACGTGCAAGCTACTCAAACATGAAGTTATGTCGCCATCTAGCTGCAAGAGTGCAGCAAAACAGGCAGTGCTAAAAAGGACAAGTCAGCCATATGTGGAACTTTACATAAAACATTTGAATCATTGGATAAAAGTGCTGGTAGCAGATAGCACAAGAATAAATGTCAACAACCATACAGCAAATAGCTCCACCTGCAACCCAATTCAAAGCGCTCCCACTTACTGAGCAagttaaaatttacttttataaCATTTATCAAGTATTATTCCTTAAATTTTCAGCTACACAATCTACATTGGTGACACTTAGGCCAGCAATAGTTAGCAGTTGGAAAACCACATTTTAATGCGTCTAATCCCACAACGTGAGCTTCCAGCTTGAGGGTTAGAAGTTAGGGCCGTTTAGGACAGCTAAGTAGCAAGATGTTATTTccattataatcaactctataaagcaggggtccccaaccttttctacccgtgagccacatttaaatgtaaaataagttgggagagcaacataatcatgcaagaTGTTCCTACAGGtgcaaaatatgaaatattattggcatttggtagcccttatgtggacttgcagtgtacatgaggctctgtttcgCAGTATATTTGGGTTTTGTgccactaaaacttgcctccaagcctggatttcaaaaataagtgcctgctttgaggctactgggagcaacatccaagaggttggagagcaacatgttgctcacgagccactggttggggatcactgctataaagggatactgtcatgggaaaagctattttttcaaaataaatcagttaatagtgctgctcccgcagaatgctgcactgaaatccatttctcaaaagagcacacagatttttttatattcaatttcaaaatctgacatggagctagacattttgtaaatttcccagctgccccaagtcatgtgacttgtgctctgataaacttcacactctttactgctgtactgcaagttggagtgatatcaccccctcccttttcccccccagcagccaaacaaaaagaacaatgggaaggtaaccagataacagctccctcacacaagataacagctgcctggtagatctaagaacaacactcaatagtaaaaacccatgtctcactgagacacattcagttacattgagaaggaaaaatagcagcctgccagaaagcatttctctcctaaagtgcaggcacaagtcacgtgaccaggggcagctgggaaattgacaaaatgtctagccccatgtcgatttcaaaattgaatataaaaaaaatccatttgctcttttgagaaatggatttcagtgcagaattctgctggagtagcactattaaccgattcattttgaaaaaaacatgttttctgatgacaggatccctttaaagataccAATGTATTCAGCTCCTCACAGACAAGATTCAGTGACCTCAGGCAACAATTTGTCATCACTCCTGAAATGGAGTATGTTTTAACGGTGCAAGGAAATATGATGTTTTATCAAACTACACCTACACAACTGTTGTATGTTCTTGAATGCTTCAGTTCTCCCACTGCAGACCCCATGCATTAGCAGTGTGCCGACATATACAGGCACACACACCAAATAAGTTGCTCCATAGAGCAATTCACAGAACTAAGAATGTGACCAGTCATACGTAAATTAAGCTGAATGGTCTCTGTGATAGGGTaaaactacatgggcgatttcgGTGCCAACAGACGCCATGCAACGAAACGCTGGCATCAAGTCGGATGTGCCGGAAATAAGGAAATAGAAATGTTGTAATGAAGTCGCATCGTGcatccgactgtcagatgcagacgctgcaccaGTCGTGTCGGATGCTGCGACTACATCAAATTTCCTTCAACTAACCTCATCTTcgtcacatccgacttgacgccagcgTTTTGCTGCGTGGCGCCAGATCAGACCTAAATGGCCCATGTAATTCTAACCTTAGTAAACACAAATGTAAATGGTTAGGCCTTAGAATTCGCTCTGAATTTTTTGCATGCCTATATGTTCTTTTAAGAGGGTAGCACTAACTGTGCACATCTTCctatatttgttttatgttttacagCGGTGGCAAAATGCAACAGCCAAAATTCCCAAACAACTTTATAAGACTAAGATGCTTGCTTCTAACAAAGATTACCTCTCTGGAATCTTCAATTCGTTCAAAGTAGACAAAGGCAAAGCCCCTTGATCTTCCAGTACGCTGATCATAAACTACATTGACACCAGCAAGGGGACCATAACGAGAAAAGACTTCTCTTATATCTCTTTCTGTTGTATATAAACTTAGGCCAAACACGCCAATACATAGATTGGGATCTGGGTTTGcctgaaagaaaacagaaagaTGCAATTTACATTGTATGAAAACTGTACATATGTAACGgtcattttcaagtaaaaaaaaaaaaaaaatgaagctctTTTCTACATAGAATGCCATGCAGAAGTGTTCACTTACCCTGCTGCCATTATGTCTCCTTCGGTTGGACATAGGAGAGTGACTGCGGCTCCTTCGTCGCCTGTATTCTGGTGTGTAGGACCTACTCTTTGACCTCCTTTTGCGAGAGTGGGAACGGGAGCGTGAGCGGGAATATCGTCTGTGGGAATGCCTTCTAGATCTGGATCTTAATTAGAACAAAAACATAACTAATGTTTACTCACACCATCAACCCATCTATTTTGAAAACTTTTCATTGTGCTGTTATTTCTGTCATAATTAATTTTAtggagcacaaaaaaaaaaaattaagtgctACTAGTATGGCAAAACAAAATCATTCAACAACATCAAATGTTACGAGGTATATAATTAActcatttgttttaattaacaCAAGCACATTAGCAGTTCAGATACAATTTTAGAAACGCAACATTTTGGTTTAAAGTGCTCAGAACGGTGGCAATCAAAAGatccttaagggtctggccacaaggggagattagtcaccaggtgacaaatctcttcgcagggactaatctccccaatccgCCTTCCGCCAAGTAAAATTAAATcgtctgggggcaggcacacggatagcttcgttttccgaagtcgcccataattgcctcacgaggaaacttcgggtcgACTTGGAAAAATTtagtgctccgtgtgcctgcccccagacaatttacattttagccggcggaaggtagataggggagattagtcgccgtgaagaggaggagatttgtcgtctggagactaatctccccatgtggccagacccttaaggtggccatagacacacagatcctatcgtacgaatagAGGATTCGTACGACTTTCGGATCGTGTATgacgtgtgccgacatctttcgtccggcggagatcggtcgtttggtcgatcggtcaggtttgattttgacccgaccgatcccgccggaacccagggcacatcataatctgatcgttcggccatgcggccgaacaatcagatatagccatgtttgtgaatggcatatcggggaaagatctgctcgtttggcgatgttgccaaacgagcagatctttgcatctatggccacctttagagtacaCAATTGCTTTAATTTCATGCGAGTGGGATGCGCAGACAATAAGAATGGCATTGTCAGCCATAGACCATGAAGATATCACTTATTTGGAGCAAACCTGAAGTCACTTTACAGAGCCAATTAAttctacatagaaaaaaaaaagatgcacacaGGAAAGTGTGTTTTGATTGGTCTCCGAAATTGCAAAGCACAGGTTACCAATCACAACATCTTATCCATGTCATGAACCAGATGTCCACTTACAAAAAGGCTAATAAGTGCTTGATATTCTTTATATTCAAAGCACCTTAAATAATTTCAGCAGAAGACTCACCTTGACTTGGACCTGGATCGGGAACGGGATTTAGAACGTTTGGAAGCCCTTGATGCACTACGGGATCTGGATCTGCTCTCAGATTTCACACGTGGTGCACTTTCAGCTGGTGACTTGGAACGTGATTCCTAGTAGAACACATTATATTAAAACTTCAGCAGTTTCTGAAATGCCTAGTTCTTTATACAAAAACATATAAACCTGGAAAACAAGGTTAGGTTATGGTTTGCTCATTTAAATCTCAAATGCCTGCACAAAACCCATTAACGTATTTTTCCCTACAAAAGTATCCTAGATAAACTAGATGACCAATGTTCTAGTATTAGATCATGCAAGGTATTAACTTTATCATACAGACACTGGAACATAAACCATACATTTACTTAACCTAGGACCCATTCATTCTTCCAGATTCTTTTAATTCTACTTCACTCTTGCTTTATACTTTTCTtcaatcttcattatttttcatttttcaccttcgtGCATTCTTCCCcaattcaaataattcattaagcattataaatatgcaaatgcTTCTATCTGACCAATCTTCTGTTCAAAAAAATTCCCCATTCAATTGATTTTTTCTGAtctttaaaatttttcaaaagccTTCGTTTATCTTGCTTTATCTTCAATATTCTTGGAAAGAACTCTTCCATTTCTTCCCGAACATTAACCTTAATGGAAAAAGAACATTTAGTATATAGAAGCATACTGGGACTAACTCTGCTGGAGTATGGAATTTTAAGAGCTACAAATATCTAGCAGTATAAACAAGCCATTTTAGAGCCAAttacttttaaaatgatttggctTGGTTTCATTCAATCTGACTGCCTGTACAGACAGACATCTGCCAGTATAGAAAGCCCACATCATGTAAGAATGCCTGTTTCGATCAACAGAAACTTCATATCCTCACTACAAGCAAATCAAAATGAAATGAACACTATGAGGAGAAGAACGATTTGCTTAAGTGTTATTTGAAAAAACAGCCATCCATTCTATTAGGATTCTGCTGCCAACTTAGCAATCTTATTTATAGATATGTTGTGGATATAAGTCACATGCAAGTTATGCACTTGGGTCATTTACTTTagtaccaataaaaaaaaaaaaaaccatctacaCCACCACCGCATACAGTTTGAACTTGTTCTACTTTAGGAAGTAGGAAACACCTTCACCACAATGAAAATATCCAGTGCTTGGCAAATAAAGATCAGGATTGTCAAATTGTCTGCAAAATGTTAAGTTACAGTGCCTTTTGGATTGCTCTCTTACTAAATAGCCTTTCATATGAAAGCCCAGTTAGAGGGAAATATCTAAGGCAGTAGCAAATCTCATTAGCAACAGGGCTGTACTTAAGCACTGAAAAGCAGATGACAAAGCTACTTCTGTAGAACCAATAAACAACTTggctaaatacaatcaatgaatgTATCCACCATAGCTACACAGAAGTTTAATACAGTACTACTTCAGAAGCAAACTGTTTTACACAAGTGTGGGGTAACAGAACATATTGTTTATATGAAGACTCTCTAAGGATTGTTATAGAAGGTAGTTAAGCTATACGCCATCATTTGTACTGTTCAAGAGAGAaggtgcagtggtccccaaccagtagctcgagagcaacatgttgctcttcaaccccttggatgttgctcccagtggcctcaaagcaggagcttatttttgaattcaaggcttggaggcaagttttggttgtataaaaaccaggtgtattgccaaacagactcctgtaggctgccagtccatataggggctaccaaacagccaatcaaaggccttatttgacatccccgtgGACCttcttatgcttgtgttgctctccaacattttttacatttaaatgtggctcacgagtaaaaaaggttggggacccctgctctagcgaCTGCAGCAGGGTTGGAAACCGTTGGAGCCTACTTGATTCACAAATGCAACGTGCTCTTTATTTCCAATTGAAGCTAAAACAGTACATAAAAAAATAGAGAAGTGCTTTGCAATGTTAATCATTTAAGTTTCTTTAAGAATTCCTACAATTTGGGAaaagattcccccccccccaaaaaaaaaaatctgttgtgatCCAGACAAGTACAAGATGGAGATGCTAAACTGAGCTGTCATATGCTACACTGAGCTGTCATGCTACAGGGctcaccagtagggatgtagcgaactgttcgctggcgaacttgttcgcgtccgcctaatgttcgcattttgagttcgcgttcgattcgaatacaaatcgttcgaccattcgaccgctaaaatcgaacgatttccattcgttcgaaagatttccattcgttcgaacgattaaaatccttcgaacgattaaaatccttcgaacgaaaatccttcgaatgaaaatccttcgaatgaaaatccttcgatcgaacgattaaaatccttcgaacgttcgattcgaatgaaaaatccttcgaacgttcgaattgaacgattttagagggtgttcgaagttcgcgaacgttcgcattttttgccggcgttcgcgaacaccaaatcagcagttcgctacatccctactcaccagGAGCCATGCTTCCACATGATACTTCATTTGAAAGTTGCTGGGACAGTAAACTGGGCTGAACGTTTCAAAAGCTATGGAAAAGAAAACATGGGTCTTGGTAACCTATGCTTTGGGGTCTTGGTAACCTATGCTTTGCAACTGAACTATATGCAACTCTTTGCACGCCCCTGAATTTTACCAATCACTGACCTAGATAGTATTTACCCAAGGTTACAGCTtcactgaacagaagaaaccataCGTTTAGGCAACAGCAGCTCGATTCAAGATTTTAACTCAGGAGACAAGtgtataaaaaatgtgtataagcTGCAGTTAAACATCCCCTCCTCACTAAAATGTATCATGGAAAGTACAAAACAAGTCATGCTCTACTGGAGGTTGACATTTCTgcagtcatcatcatcatcatcatttatttatatagcgctgtcaagatacgcagtgctttagtcAAAAAACTTGCACAAGCGCCCATTAAGGACTGTGCCAAAATACTAGCATTACACTTTGAAGATGACAACGGGTATAAGCTGCACATTTAATAATAAGCCAATGCCCTGTCCAGACTAAGGTGGCCCACAAGGTCTAGTTCACTTCAGAATTTTAACAAGTGACCCATCAGGTCCCAGGAGGCCAGCAATACCCTAATACAACTCCAATGATTCACCCTTCTGTGTACATCCCATTCAGATTTTTAAACTAATCGATTGTTTAGTAAAATACAAAATGGTCAGTTTTCTCAGCGTAGTGCGAAGCAATTTCCCATGGCAGTAGGGAGGCACCAAATCAAAGCCTTTTTGTCAAGATTCATacaaatctaaagctggccatagatgcaaagatccgatcgttccaATCCTCAAACGATCTGACTtatcccatctcccgacctgccactaacctttcagatcaaataaagtagtaaaagaacagatcagccgagtaatcatacgatagttatgtccgacaaaagctggtgacagtctcccagtTAAAATCATAGATACAGCAATACACAGAGATATtacagcagccgacagaaatcttgtaacctgtccgatcgacttaacgaccgatcggcatggcacaagatgttgggacactccacacacaatcTGAAAATCGCATCTTTGcgactatggccagctttagtgccaGGTCAAACCCCAACTCTATACCAGAAGACGCCTATCCTCATGATTTTGCAACACTAAACATCACTGCAACATTTGATGCGTCAAACCCTGATGCGTTAATTCCTAACTATAGGTACCCACTATGGTAAACTCTTGTCACACCCCGGCCAGGGCAAAGTGCCAGATAAGTGATGTAGGTAGTGATGGCCAGCTTTAACTAGTTTGGGCAATATGTACTTTTTTTCCCTGACTCACCAGCTTTCAAAGAGggtcacttcccccccccccatcttaaaaacaaatgctctgtaaggctacaaatgtattactgctactttttttattactctttctgtTCAGGTTCTCTtacattcatattccagtctcttaactCAAATtattgccagggtaatttggaccctagcaaccagactaccgaagctgcaaactggagagctgccaaaaaaaaaaaaaaagctaaacagaAAAATGGAAACCATGGATATTTAAATAGTGCGATTCAGCAGAGCCGTTTTACAATGGGGGCATGAAAAGAAAGGAGACAAGCTTATATAATACAAAAGCCTGGTACTGCGCTCACTTATAGGTTATACTGCAATACCAGGCAACGCTGCCTTATGAGTTCAGAAACACTGAATGCACTGAGCATGTTCCAAACTAGTGTCAATGTAGAGAGAGTTTAAAGAAACCGTATCAcataaaagtgaaagtgttttaaaggaattaaaataaaatatatagttgcCATCCAcaggtaaaacaggtgtgtttgctatacaaacaaatatacactatataaactagtagctgtgtagccatgagggcagccattcaagcacaggattcacagtagatgGCAGATAAATtcttaagaatcccattgtatactacagagctcacATGTAATCTGTGGTGTatcctgagccttgtgctttttcagctttgaatgtctgccctcatagcttcacagcagcttgtttatataaactacagtaactagtttcagaagcaaacaccagttgtaccagtgcagtagtagattatattttcattactccaAAACacttttggtgctactgttcctttgagACATTGAAACCGTGGATTCATCCTGCAATATTTAAGCACACAAATGAACCTTTAACAAGAAACATGACAAGTAGTAAAAAGATAAGTATCTTACAGACAGAATTGACTAGCACTAACAGCCTTGTCACTACTCTAAGCATCACACGAGACAATTGGTACCAACTAATATTTTGGACAAAAGGGTTTATAGTGTGCCATGCCACCCACTGCTGATCATTAGGAACAAGTGCAATCAAAGGTGGCTGTCCAGTTCAGGCACCGCACTACTCCCCAACAGAATTTTGTAGCAAAAGTAGTATTGCTTCCCCCAACCAGAATGTTGGCTGTATTCGCCTGTGCCTCCAGTAGGGAAAACATTTCTGACCCAGGGCTTGGGTTGCTAGGAACAATATAGCACCACATCTCTGGCTTCTTACACAATTTATATGGCCAGGTAACTGCTCTGTCTGTTTCCTCAGCAAATATGCCTATGCAGGCTTTAAAGGAAGAGTtgagtgtaaaaatacaaattggctaaatagatagaatagcatgtgcaaaataaaatgtttctaaatgttagttaggcaaaaatgtaatgcataaagactggagtgactggatgtctaacataacagaacactatttaacagaacctgcttttcagctctctaacggaATTAGCCAGTGAcaataaggggggccacatggtacataaccgttcaatgagtttgcaattgattctcagcattcagctcagagtcaaaaacaattatgacccatgtgcccccccccaagtctctggttagttactgcctggcaaccaatcagtggaaaccaagaaaactcaaaagcaggaagtagtgttctggctattatgttacacatccagtcactccagtcttatacattacatttttggctaactattatatttttattttgcacagtttttatttttaacactaaTCAATTGCTATAAAACCCAAAATTAAGGGAGTTGTAAGGCcatgttttattaaatgtaattttagagttagggcacacaggcagattcaggcatataagtcgcccagtgacaaatctccacttcttcggggcaactaatgtccccgaactgccttccctgcctgctaaaatgtaaatccccTGCAGGATGGGACTcagattcattttccaaagttgtccgaagtttcctAGTCAGGCAACTTCGGGGAAACATATCAGTCcgggtgccatcccgccagcgatttacatttaagccgtcaggaaggcagttcggggacattagtcaccTCGAAGaaagggagatttgtcgccggcgactaatctccctgaatctgcctgtgtgccctgacccttaaacatTAGCAGCCAGTAGCACATGCATGGAGTCCTGAGAGAGAGGGAGGCTATAAAGTGTTCCCAGACACAGCAGAAGCGGCTGCAGCACAAGGACATGTGCACTGATTAAGCCTATAGATGGGTGTAGAGAAATGTTCGTTCACCTTACGTGCTAAAACGTCATATGTGGTAATTAAAGTGTTAAGGGAGGGTATAAGACACTTGTCTATGCGCCAGACACTCGCTCCTTCCCCGCCTGTCTCGCAGTCACGGCAGCCATTTTGTGCCAGACAGACCTGCCGATTGTAGCGTTTGGTTTGGCTCACACACAGCCTCCATTAAACACATGATAATAAGCCCAATAACCTCACTGTTCAACAACTCCACGATTACCCCACCAAAAGTATTAGAAGATGCATGCGGATTACACAAAACCGGAGCAAGTAGGTGGACGGGAGGAAACCCATCCTTAAAATACTTAACTCGTGAGCCCTAGAGACAAAATACTTACTCGTCCCTCCACTTCGCTCATGGTGATTGACTTCAAGAGCAAACGTCGATACGGAATAGACTGGTGTAGGTGCAGCGCCCGATGCGTCCACTTCCCAGCGAGCGCTTAAGTCGCCCTTCGGCTCCGCAAAGCTCCAGACAACTCTCTGCTCTAAGCGACCACTCAAAATGGCGGCCGCTGCACTTTCTCGCGGCTCATAAGGCAGAGCAAAGGGGAGGAGCGTGATGTAACTGGAGCCGAAGATTGCGTCTCCTCACAAAAGAATTAAGACAAAAAGACTGGAGAGGACGGCGTTATACAGCACAAAGCGCTAGTTGGcttcattaaagaaacagtaccatcaaaaaatgaaagtgctttaaagtaataggAATATAATGCAGGGTtgtcctgcactgttaaaactgctgtgtttgcttcagaaaagctacaattgtttatataaataagctgctgagtagcacaggggcgatcctggcccctccgccgcctgtgctgctgccccctcccccggcaattcgctcttaaagtaccaggagcagcatttttgccgcccctggtacctagtgggcctcaactcgcctcattggcgaagcacccctggtgtagcagtgggggtagccattcaaaggaaaaaaaac is a window from the Xenopus laevis strain J_2021 chromosome 6L, Xenopus_laevis_v10.1, whole genome shotgun sequence genome containing:
- the tra2a.L gene encoding transformer 2 alpha homolog L homeolog isoform X1, which gives rise to MSEVEGRESRSKSPAESAPRVKSESRSRSRSASRASKRSKSRSRSRSKSRSRSRRHSHRRYSRSRSRSHSRKRRSKSRSYTPEYRRRRSRSHSPMSNRRRHNGSRANPDPNLCIGVFGLSLYTTERDIREVFSRYGPLAGVNVVYDQRTGRSRGFAFVYFERIEDSREAMEHADGMELDGRRIRVDYSITKRAHTPTPGIYMGRPTHGGGGGGGGGGSSSSSSSRRRDSYSDRGYDRGYDRYDEYDYRYRRRSPSPYYSRYRSRSRSRSYSPRRY
- the tra2a.L gene encoding transformer 2 alpha homolog L homeolog (The RefSeq protein has 2 substitutions compared to this genomic sequence), which translates into the protein MSEVEGRESRSKSPAESAPRVKSESRSRSRSASRASKRSKSRSRSRSKSRSRSRRHSHRRYSRSRSRSHSRKRRSKSRSYTPEYRRRRSRSHSPMSNRRRHNGSRANPDPNLCIGVFGLSLYTTERDIREVFSRYGPLAGVNVVYDQRTGRSRGFAFVYFERIEDSREAMEHADGMELDGRRIRVDYSITKRAHTPTPGIYMGRPTHSGGGGGGGGGGGGSSSSSRRRDSYSDRGYDRGYDRYDEYDYRYRRRSPSPYYSRYRSRSRSRSYSPRRY
- the tra2a.L gene encoding transformer 2 alpha homolog L homeolog isoform X2, translating into MSEVEGRESRSKSPAESAPRVKSESRSRSRSASRASKRSKSRSRSRSKSRSRSRRHSHRRYSRSRSRSHSRKRRSKSRSYTPEYRRRRSRSHSPMSNRRRHNGSRANPDPNLCIGVFGLSLYTTERDIREVFSRYGPLAGVNVVYDQRTGRSRGFAFVYFERIEDSREAMEHADGMELDGRRIRVDYSITKRAHTPTPGIYMGRPTHSGGGGGGGGGGSSSSSSSRRRDSYSDRGYDRGYDRYDEYDYRRRSPSPYYSRYRSRSRSRSYSPRRY
- the tra2a.L gene encoding transformer 2 alpha homolog L homeolog isoform X3 codes for the protein MSEVEGRESRSKSPAESAPRVKSESRSRSRSASRASKRSKSRSRSRSKSRSRSRRHSHRRYSRSRSRSHSRKRRSKSRSYTPEYRRRRSRSHSPMSNRRRHNGSRANPDPNLCIGVFGLSLYTTERDIREVFSRYGPLAGVNVVYDQRTGRSRGFAFVYFERIEDSREAMEHADGMELDGRRIRVDYSITKRAHTPTPGIYMGRPTHGGGGGGGGGGSSSSSSSRRRDSYSDRGYDRGYDRYDEYDYRRRSPSPYYSRYRSRSRSRSYSPRRY